The following coding sequences are from one Nicotiana tomentosiformis chromosome 3, ASM39032v3, whole genome shotgun sequence window:
- the LOC104117695 gene encoding uncharacterized protein isoform X2, whose protein sequence is MTYRAKLIPVRGEKFWKVLPEHVMESPPLAKTVGRPKVKRNREHDEANKRQGDWVASRRGTRMTCIICGELDHNSRTCKVGAEENVEDVSCSAPQPTQEGEHESEFVFMPTPRIPRHQIEPFGDGSEHESDPALISKIISEDQTRLLMRQK, encoded by the exons ATGACATATAGGGCCAAGTTGATACCTGTTAGAGGTGAAAAGTTCTGGAAAGTATTACCAGAACATGTTATGGAATCTCCTCCACTTGCCAAAACTGTTGGAAGGCCAAAAGTCAAAAGAAATAGGGAGCACGATGAGGCTAACAAGAGACAAGGAGATTGGGTTGCATCAAGAAGGGGAACTAGAATGACATGCATCATTTGTGGTGAACTGGACCACAATTCAAGGACATGCAAG gTTGGTGCTGAAGAAAATGTTGAGGATGTTAGTTGTTCAGCCCCTCAACCAACACAAGAAGGTGAACATGAAAGTGAATTTGTGTTCATGCCTACACCTAGAATACCAAGACACCAAATAGAACCCTTTGGTGATGGTAGTGAGCATGAAAGTGACCCTGCTTTAATATCTAAGATTATTTCTGAAGATCAAACAAGACTGCTGATGAGGCAGAAATAA
- the LOC104117695 gene encoding uncharacterized protein isoform X1 gives MSNMQKGLLEAVKTVLPLSNHRFCVRYIEVNWSKGIKISGEMKKYLWWSAWSTYEEDFKDKLKNLGELFVDATKELLRYPPQNWCRSYFDTLCKNQMVDNIFTESFNSWILEAKGKPILKMLEDIRIKVMNRLRETEEEARTWGGEFSPNCMKLYAAYLKVANLCTVHFNGETGYEVSEGDDRHIVKLVEKKCTCRSWQLTGITCPYSITTLKYKREDPMTEISW, from the exons ATGTCTAATATGCAAAAG GGTCTGTTGGAAGCAGTAAAAACTGTCCTCCCTCTCTCAAATCACAGGTTTTGTGTGAGATATATTGAAGTCAACTGGAGTAAGGGGATCAAAATTTCAGGAGAGATGAAGAAATACCTATGGTGGTCTGCTTGGAGCACTTATGAGGAGGACTTTAAAGATAAACTAAAGAATCTTGGCGAATTATTTGTTGATGCTACCAAGGAGTTGCTTAGGTATCCACCACAGAATTGGTGTAGGTCATACTTTGATACATTGTGCAAAAATCAGATGGTGGACAATATTTTTACAGAGTCCTTCAACTCTTGGATCTTAGAAGCAAAAGGCAAGCCTATCCTGAAGATGCTCGAGGATATTAGAATCAAGGTCATGAACAGGTTGAGAGAGACGGAAGAAGAAGCTAGAACATGGGGAGGTGAGTTCAGTCCTAACTGCATGAAGTTGTATGCTGCTTATTTGAAGGTAGCCAACTTATGTACTGTTCATTTCAATGGTGAAACTGGCTATGAGGTTTCTGAGGGTGATGATAGACATATAGTGAAGCTAGTGGAGAAGAAATGCACTTGTAGATCCTGGCAGTTGACTGGCATCACATGCCCCTATTCCATCACGACACTAAAATACAAGAGAGAGGATCCAATGACTGAAATTAGTTGGTAG